The following proteins are encoded in a genomic region of Desulfurellaceae bacterium:
- a CDS encoding glutathione S-transferase family protein, which produces MLLYLDTRRAPNPRKVRIYLAEKQLDIPIKELDLYAGEQKTPEFLAKNPFAGVPILELDDGTVLAETLPIMEYLEELYPDPPLIGTDAVSRAQVRAWERRCEIGVYLTASRMVLSKGDVSDHAKGVLMSRLPLVNAGLEGKDWLAGAFSIADIMLFIGLETAHNSRYQGEFGLDPAWTNLRRWYEAVKARPSTSA; this is translated from the coding sequence ATGCTACTCTATCTTGACACCAGACGTGCCCCCAACCCGCGCAAAGTCCGCATCTATCTGGCCGAGAAGCAGCTCGACATTCCCATCAAGGAGCTGGACCTGTACGCCGGCGAGCAAAAAACGCCCGAGTTCCTGGCCAAGAATCCGTTTGCCGGGGTGCCCATCCTGGAACTCGACGACGGAACCGTGTTGGCCGAGACCCTGCCGATCATGGAATACCTAGAAGAGCTGTATCCCGACCCGCCCTTGATTGGCACCGACGCGGTCAGCCGCGCCCAGGTCCGGGCCTGGGAGCGGCGGTGTGAGATCGGGGTGTATCTCACCGCCTCGCGCATGGTGCTGTCCAAGGGCGATGTCTCAGACCACGCGAAAGGTGTGCTGATGTCGCGCCTGCCGCTGGTCAACGCCGGCCTGGAGGGTAAAGACTGGCTGGCCGGGGCCTTCTCGATTGCCGACATCATGCTGTTCATCGGCCTGGAGACCGCCCACAACAGCCGCTATCAGGGCGAGTTCGGGCTCGACCCGGCCTGGACCAACCTGCGGCGCTGGTACGAGGCCGTGAAAGCCCGGCCCAGCACCTCGGCGTAA
- a CDS encoding type II toxin-antitoxin system RelE/ParE family toxin, whose amino-acid sequence MIQSFADKETEELFHSERSRRFAAISRVALRKLIQMNQARVLSDLAVPPGNRLESLRGDRASLHSIRINDQWRIVFQWTEHGPARVAIVDYH is encoded by the coding sequence ATGATCCAATCCTTCGCTGACAAAGAGACCGAAGAACTATTCCATTCGGAAAGAAGCCGACGCTTTGCGGCAATCTCACGAGTAGCGCTGAGAAAACTTATTCAGATGAACCAAGCGCGTGTCTTGAGCGACTTGGCCGTTCCTCCCGGAAACCGCTTGGAAAGCCTGCGGGGCGACCGAGCAAGTCTTCATTCCATTCGCATCAACGATCAGTGGCGCATTGTCTTTCAGTGGACAGAGCACGGACCGGCACGAGTCGCCATTGTCGATTACCATTGA
- a CDS encoding HigA family addiction module antidote protein yields MKSPITPGEILLEEYLKPMGISQNAMARAIGVAPRAINEIVLGKRSITPAMSIRFGAFFGQSDEFWHGLQVECDFRKLSKEKKRLTAHIQPASTLAHAS; encoded by the coding sequence ATGAAAAGTCCCATTACTCCTGGTGAAATTCTTCTGGAGGAGTACCTCAAGCCAATGGGGATCTCGCAGAACGCCATGGCCCGCGCGATCGGTGTTGCCCCACGGGCCATCAACGAGATCGTTCTTGGCAAACGGTCGATCACGCCTGCCATGTCTATTCGCTTCGGCGCTTTCTTCGGACAGTCTGACGAGTTCTGGCACGGACTCCAGGTCGAGTGTGATTTTCGCAAGCTCTCCAAGGAAAAGAAAAGGCTGACTGCCCATATCCAGCCGGCTTCTACCTTGGCTCACGCCTCCTGA
- a CDS encoding helix-turn-helix transcriptional regulator: protein MNERNVQIIEKDGQPEYAVLPIEDYRRLVASLEDSADCAAIDRVLSEDAAGETVPGEVVNAILDGVPPLRAWRQHRGFTLEVLAERAGVSKGYLSQVENGRKSGTLALFRRLATVLDVALDDLAGWKGEDA, encoded by the coding sequence ATGAACGAACGAAATGTGCAGATCATTGAGAAGGACGGCCAGCCCGAATACGCCGTCCTGCCGATTGAGGATTACCGTCGCCTGGTCGCTTCGCTGGAGGACTCCGCGGATTGCGCTGCCATCGACCGGGTGCTGAGTGAGGACGCGGCTGGCGAGACCGTTCCGGGCGAGGTCGTGAATGCGATCCTGGACGGCGTGCCACCCCTGCGGGCGTGGCGCCAACACCGCGGGTTTACGCTGGAGGTGCTGGCGGAGCGGGCAGGCGTCTCGAAAGGGTATCTGTCACAGGTCGAGAATGGGCGGAAGTCTGGGACGCTGGCTCTGTTTCGCCGGCTTGCGACCGTGTTAGACGTGGCCTTGGACGATTTGGCCGGATGGAAGGGTGAGGATGCCTAG
- a CDS encoding type II toxin-antitoxin system RelE/ParE family toxin, with translation MHVYEVRYQKHAARQLLRLPRDLAQRIRARIETVAANPYGRHPNATRLQGQAGGFRLRTGDWRIIYVLDDERKVLLVAKIDRRGQVYR, from the coding sequence TTGCACGTGTATGAAGTTCGCTATCAGAAACATGCGGCACGCCAGCTTCTTCGCCTGCCGCGCGACCTTGCGCAGCGGATCCGCGCGAGAATCGAAACGGTTGCGGCAAATCCCTACGGGAGACATCCGAACGCGACGCGGCTGCAGGGTCAGGCTGGAGGCTTTCGACTCCGGACAGGCGACTGGCGTATCATCTATGTCCTTGACGACGAGCGAAAGGTGCTTCTCGTGGCGAAGATTGACCGGAGAGGGCAGGTGTACAGATGA
- a CDS encoding type II toxin-antitoxin system VapC family toxin, with protein sequence MRLLLDIHALLWWLTEPQRLNGRAYEAIADTFNEVFVSAVSGWEIAVKRTLGKLQAPDDLEAGVKEQGFTPLSLTFSHAERAGTLPPHHGDPFDRMLVAQAQAEDLVLVTRDRYIPRYDVRTMAA encoded by the coding sequence GTGCGTTTACTGCTAGACATCCACGCTCTTCTGTGGTGGCTGACAGAGCCTCAGCGGTTGAATGGACGCGCATATGAAGCCATAGCCGACACATTCAACGAAGTCTTCGTCAGCGCAGTCAGCGGCTGGGAGATCGCCGTCAAACGCACGTTGGGAAAGCTTCAAGCCCCGGACGATTTAGAAGCCGGAGTCAAAGAGCAGGGGTTCACGCCGCTCTCTCTCACGTTTTCTCACGCGGAACGGGCCGGCACTCTTCCGCCTCACCACGGCGACCCGTTCGACAGGATGCTGGTCGCCCAAGCCCAGGCCGAAGACCTCGTTCTCGTCACGAGAGACCGCTATATCCCGCGCTATGACGTGCGGACGATGGCGGCATGA